Proteins encoded within one genomic window of Methanotorris formicicus Mc-S-70:
- a CDS encoding M20/M25/M40 family metallo-hydrolase, protein MTSKEFNPIDLWEDLSKIRTDDEEGVKKAFKYLSKFFDNLNIKTKIIEGCFVAYRSFEDEILLNSHIDTVKVLREFEKDEENFYGTGVCDAKAQLVSLINAFLNNEGSILVVSPDEERDSHGIYNFCHWLKRNAKDKKFYCIVGEPTNLKVCVGHKGRFEVVVKTYGKSCHASNPKYGINAIEIIADVICDLRDLPCNCIEIENKKYFSTITPTMIKGGIQSNVIPNHAEVILDVRSVEEHLMEKIKNYLKEKRYSKYVEAYLNKRKVPYADFYMLKNKELLRFISKNFEIDFFTATCEAFYFNNILNADVLIFGSGRLDVIHSKKEYLDIKEFEKGLKMADDLLKHIIDFK, encoded by the coding sequence ATGACATCAAAAGAATTTAATCCAATTGACTTATGGGAAGATTTATCAAAAATCAGAACAGATGATGAAGAGGGAGTAAAAAAAGCCTTTAAATACCTATCCAAATTTTTTGACAATTTAAATATAAAAACTAAAATTATTGAAGGTTGTTTTGTAGCATATAGAAGTTTTGAGGATGAGATTTTATTAAATTCACATATAGACACTGTAAAAGTTTTGAGGGAATTTGAAAAAGATGAAGAAAACTTCTATGGAACCGGTGTTTGCGATGCCAAAGCCCAACTCGTTTCATTAATAAACGCCTTCTTAAACAATGAAGGCTCTATTTTAGTTGTATCTCCAGATGAGGAGAGGGATTCTCATGGAATATACAATTTTTGTCATTGGTTAAAGAGGAACGCTAAGGATAAGAAATTTTACTGCATTGTTGGAGAACCTACTAACCTAAAGGTCTGTGTTGGTCATAAAGGAAGATTTGAAGTTGTTGTTAAAACATATGGAAAATCTTGCCATGCATCAAATCCAAAATACGGCATAAATGCCATAGAAATAATTGCCGATGTGATTTGTGATTTGAGAGATCTTCCCTGCAACTGCATAGAGATTGAAAATAAAAAATACTTCTCCACAATAACTCCAACGATGATAAAAGGAGGAATCCAATCTAATGTAATCCCAAATCATGCAGAGGTTATTTTAGATGTTAGGAGTGTGGAAGAACATTTAATGGAAAAAATAAAGAACTATTTGAAAGAAAAAAGATATTCAAAGTATGTTGAGGCATATTTAAACAAAAGAAAAGTTCCTTATGCGGATTTTTATATGCTAAAAAATAAGGAATTATTAAGATTTATATCAAAAAATTTTGAAATTGATTTTTTTACTGCAACATGTGAGGCTTTCTATTTTAACAATATATTAAATGCAGATGTTTTAATCTTTGGATCTGGAAGATTAGATGTTATCCATTCTAAAAAAGAATATTTAGATATTAAGGAATTTGAAAAAGGATTAAAAATGGCAGATGATTTATTAAAGCATATAATCGATTTTAAATGA
- a CDS encoding signal recognition particle protein Srp54 has protein sequence MLEKLGESINKALNKIKNAAFVDKKLIKEVIKDIQKALIQADVNVKLVLQMSKTIEKRAIEETPPKGFSKKEHIIKIVYEELVKLLGEEAKKLELNPKKQTVILLVGIQGSGKTTTAAKLARYIQKRGLKPALIAADTYRPAAYEQLKQLAEKIHVPLYGDETRTKSPVDIAKEGLEKFKKVDVLIIDTAGRHKEEKGLLEEMKMMKEITNPDEIILVIDGTLGQQARNQAKAFKDAVGDIGSIIVTKLDGSAKGGGALSAVAEINAPIKFIGTGEGIDDLEVFDPKKFISRLLGMGDLDTLLEKADELVDEKTEESIDAILRGKFTLNELYAQLEAINKMGPIKQIMSMIPGLGGGLPKEAAQVTEQKLKKYRIIMDSMTKEEKENPEIIKASRIQRIARGAGVKQEEVKELLKYYATTKKAVENLKRGKMLKMGGPIGQIMRQLMFKEK, from the coding sequence ATGCTTGAAAAATTGGGAGAGAGCATTAACAAAGCATTAAATAAGATAAAAAATGCTGCATTTGTTGATAAAAAATTGATTAAAGAAGTGATAAAAGATATCCAAAAGGCGTTAATTCAGGCAGATGTTAATGTAAAGTTGGTTCTTCAAATGAGTAAGACAATTGAAAAAAGGGCTATTGAGGAAACCCCACCAAAAGGATTTTCAAAGAAAGAGCATATTATAAAGATTGTTTATGAGGAACTGGTAAAACTTTTAGGGGAAGAAGCAAAGAAGTTAGAGTTAAATCCAAAAAAACAGACAGTTATATTACTTGTTGGTATCCAAGGTAGTGGGAAAACAACAACTGCTGCTAAATTAGCAAGATATATCCAAAAAAGAGGTCTAAAACCTGCTTTAATTGCAGCAGATACTTACAGACCTGCTGCTTATGAGCAGTTGAAGCAACTTGCTGAAAAAATACACGTACCTTTGTATGGTGATGAAACAAGGACAAAATCACCAGTGGATATAGCAAAAGAAGGTCTTGAAAAATTCAAAAAGGTTGATGTCCTAATAATAGATACTGCTGGAAGGCATAAAGAGGAGAAGGGATTATTAGAAGAAATGAAGATGATGAAGGAAATAACAAACCCTGATGAGATTATATTGGTTATTGATGGGACTCTTGGACAGCAGGCAAGAAATCAGGCAAAGGCATTTAAAGATGCGGTTGGAGATATTGGGAGTATTATAGTTACCAAATTAGATGGTTCTGCAAAGGGGGGTGGAGCGTTAAGTGCAGTTGCTGAAATAAATGCCCCAATAAAATTCATTGGAACTGGGGAGGGAATTGATGATTTGGAGGTTTTCGATCCAAAGAAATTCATTTCAAGATTGTTGGGAATGGGAGATTTAGATACGTTGTTGGAGAAGGCGGATGAATTGGTGGATGAGAAAACTGAGGAAAGTATTGATGCGATATTAAGGGGAAAATTTACACTTAACGAACTCTATGCTCAATTGGAGGCAATTAATAAGATGGGGCCGATTAAGCAGATAATGAGCATGATACCAGGACTTGGAGGGGGACTTCCAAAAGAAGCAGCCCAGGTAACAGAACAAAAACTAAAAAAATACAGAATTATTATGGATTCAATGACAAAAGAAGAAAAGGAAAATCCAGAGATAATTAAAGCATCAAGAATTCAAAGAATTGCAAGAGGTGCAGGAGTTAAGCAGGAGGAGGTTAAAGAACTGCTAAAATACTACGCAACAACTAAAAAGGCAGTTGAAAACTTAAAGAGAGGTAAGATGTTAAAGATGGGAGGTCCTATTGGGCAAATTATGAGGCAGTTGATGTTTAAGGAAAAATAA
- a CDS encoding UbiX family flavin prenyltransferase, whose translation MKVVVCVTGASGATYAKRLLEILKEKDIKTSLIISNSAKKIIEYELKMKCDDFIKLADEYYDNDDFFSPLASGSNKFDATIVIPCSMKTLSSIANGYSGNLIVRVCDIALKEKRKLILMPREMPFSAIHLENMLKLAKLGVIIMPPIPAFYNEPKTIDDLVNFIVGRVLDILGIDNNLFKRWGE comes from the coding sequence ATGAAAGTTGTTGTTTGTGTAACTGGAGCAAGTGGAGCAACATACGCAAAAAGATTATTGGAGATTTTGAAAGAAAAAGATATTAAAACTTCATTAATAATCTCAAATTCTGCAAAAAAGATAATTGAGTATGAATTGAAGATGAAATGTGATGATTTTATAAAGTTGGCAGATGAATATTATGATAATGATGACTTCTTCTCCCCCCTTGCATCCGGTTCAAATAAATTTGATGCCACCATTGTTATTCCCTGCTCAATGAAAACACTATCCTCAATAGCAAATGGATATAGTGGCAATTTAATAGTAAGAGTTTGCGATATTGCATTAAAGGAGAAGAGGAAATTAATTTTAATGCCGAGGGAAATGCCATTCAGTGCAATACATTTAGAAAATATGCTTAAATTGGCTAAATTAGGAGTTATTATTATGCCTCCAATTCCAGCATTTTACAACGAGCCAAAAACTATCGATGATTTAGTTAATTTTATTGTTGGAAGAGTTTTGGATATTTTGGGCATTGATAATAATTTATTCAAAAGATGGGGTGAATAA
- the lpdD gene encoding prenylated flavin chaperone LpdD: MITVGDGRYRVFLKYDKVGDDLVVIIGGGEKEHVGSASLMDGELKTINRKNHKDYIISEYAAKVIYKKIKKPVLVTCGIHIDNAKKEEIDILVDNAKKCIELFLMKGGGL; the protein is encoded by the coding sequence ATGATAACTGTTGGAGATGGAAGGTATCGAGTATTTTTAAAATACGATAAAGTAGGGGATGATTTAGTTGTTATTATTGGAGGGGGAGAGAAAGAACATGTTGGCAGTGCCTCATTGATGGATGGTGAACTAAAAACAATAAATAGGAAAAATCATAAAGATTACATTATTTCAGAATATGCTGCAAAAGTTATCTATAAAAAGATTAAAAAACCTGTTTTAGTTACTTGTGGGATTCATATAGACAATGCAAAAAAGGAAGAGATAGATATTTTAGTGGATAATGCAAAAAAATGTATTGAGTTATTTTTAATGAAAGGAGGAGGGTTATGA
- a CDS encoding FumA C-terminus/TtdB family hydratase beta subunit has translation MASFELKTPISKETISKLKVGDVVYLSGIIYTARDEAHLEIIKYHKKGKKLPFNLENGVIYHAGPIMKKENDKWVCIAIGPTTSARMNDTEEEVINITNLSAIVGKGGMKKELLNVFKEKKVVYLSAPGGCAALLANCIKEVKNVYFLELGMPEAVWELEVENFGPLIVAMDVHGNSIYEDVNEKVFKNLKMMVQPQKS, from the coding sequence TTGGCATCGTTTGAATTAAAAACACCAATTTCAAAAGAAACCATCAGCAAATTGAAAGTTGGAGATGTTGTTTATTTGAGTGGGATTATATATACTGCAAGAGACGAGGCACATTTAGAGATTATAAAATACCATAAAAAAGGGAAGAAATTGCCTTTCAATTTAGAAAATGGCGTAATTTACCATGCAGGACCAATAATGAAAAAAGAAAATGATAAATGGGTTTGCATTGCAATAGGTCCCACAACCTCTGCAAGGATGAACGATACTGAGGAAGAGGTAATAAACATAACCAATTTATCCGCAATCGTTGGGAAGGGTGGAATGAAGAAGGAACTATTAAATGTATTTAAAGAAAAGAAGGTTGTTTATCTATCTGCTCCAGGAGGATGTGCCGCACTTTTAGCAAATTGCATAAAAGAAGTTAAAAACGTCTATTTTTTAGAATTGGGGATGCCTGAGGCAGTTTGGGAATTGGAAGTTGAGAACTTTGGTCCTTTAATTGTGGCGATGGATGTGCATGGAAACAGTATTTATGAAGATGTTAATGAGAAGGTTTTTAAAAATTTAAAAATGATGGTTCAACCTCAAAAATCATAA
- the mmp10 gene encoding methyl coenzyme M reductase-arginine methyltransferase Mmp10 (Mmp10 (methanogenesis marker protein 10) is a cobalamin-requiring radical SAM methyltransferase that creates the methylarginine modification to methyl coenzyme M reductase.) has product MDIINEKEKKPQLLIDLKGEPGKDCNGFCKFCYFRKVNYNDIFPFGCKHCTFQIGCEYCTYSVREINGDFLPLPFALQQVQSALFFNRYEKVNITGGGDVSCYPFLEDLCRCISDMGLKIHLGYTSGKGFKDLNTAKNLVDYGVDEVTFSVFSTNEELRREWMNDKNAKTSLECLRHFCENCEVHCAIIVVPGVNDGEELIKTVSDLVNWGAKAVILMRFANKTEQGLILGNAPIVEGIKTHTIEEFKNLVKRIHEEFGSKIRVSGTPLYDPITNTPFAISYEENLLNKLKNKIECEATIITGNVAYPFLKKIFDETPVNIIKVNKDIADLITAKDLEGINLKELSDTVFIPPRAFVHDRVAEEILTKDGEKRMILRGVEQLTLDGEVSGIYTKKEALEFELEAFNELIEMINFFGTKK; this is encoded by the coding sequence ATGGATATTATAAACGAAAAAGAAAAAAAACCCCAACTACTCATAGATTTAAAAGGAGAGCCTGGAAAAGATTGCAATGGGTTTTGTAAGTTTTGCTATTTTAGAAAGGTGAATTATAATGATATATTTCCATTTGGATGCAAACACTGTACATTTCAAATTGGATGCGAGTATTGCACATACTCAGTAAGGGAAATAAATGGGGACTTCCTACCATTACCATTTGCTCTCCAACAAGTTCAAAGTGCATTATTTTTTAATAGGTATGAAAAAGTAAATATAACTGGTGGAGGAGACGTAAGTTGCTATCCATTTTTAGAAGATTTATGTAGATGCATCAGTGATATGGGGTTAAAAATACATCTTGGATACACATCTGGGAAAGGATTTAAAGATTTGAATACTGCAAAAAATTTGGTTGATTATGGAGTGGATGAAGTAACCTTTTCTGTATTTTCTACAAATGAAGAATTAAGAAGGGAGTGGATGAACGACAAAAATGCAAAAACTTCCCTTGAATGCTTAAGGCATTTCTGCGAAAATTGTGAGGTACATTGTGCCATAATAGTTGTTCCAGGAGTTAATGATGGGGAAGAACTTATTAAAACAGTTAGTGATTTAGTAAATTGGGGGGCAAAGGCAGTAATATTAATGAGATTTGCAAACAAAACTGAACAAGGATTGATTCTTGGAAATGCACCAATAGTTGAAGGCATAAAAACTCATACAATAGAAGAATTCAAAAATCTTGTTAAAAGAATCCATGAAGAGTTTGGAAGTAAAATAAGGGTTTCAGGAACCCCACTATATGACCCAATTACAAATACGCCTTTCGCTATATCTTACGAGGAAAATTTGCTAAATAAATTAAAAAATAAAATTGAATGCGAGGCTACAATTATAACTGGAAATGTGGCGTATCCATTTTTAAAGAAGATATTTGATGAAACTCCCGTAAATATTATTAAAGTTAATAAGGATATTGCCGACTTGATAACTGCAAAAGATTTGGAGGGAATTAATTTAAAAGAGTTATCCGATACTGTATTTATCCCTCCAAGGGCATTTGTCCACGATAGGGTAGCGGAAGAGATATTAACAAAAGATGGCGAAAAGAGGATGATTTTGAGGGGTGTTGAACAACTAACACTAGACGGAGAAGTTAGTGGAATATACACAAAAAAAGAAGCACTTGAATTTGAATTAGAGGCGTTTAATGAACTTATTGAGATGATAAATTTCTTTGGAACTAAAAAATAA
- a CDS encoding sugar phosphate isomerase/epimerase family protein: MKFGISSLVFLPEDLKSTMEKIAENHFDCWEIVCEGNHYLSPKNIKYLMELKDRYEVDIVVHAPFSDLNPASMNERVRRLTVDCITDAIEGAFELDASVVVVHPGYIPPLWSNYVEDILDNNFSTLNDIVEVAEDYGITIGLENMPNFKGVLGITPESLREIVKDIDSKYLGITFDIGHANTIGNPTDFVEELNSIGKGIVHVHIHDNNGYDDEHLKIGDGKIDFLSVLKKLKEIKYDGVLSIENKNVRDAVKSKDVLSEYLSILEEEIELEVKL, encoded by the coding sequence ATGAAGTTTGGAATTTCATCATTGGTTTTTTTACCAGAGGATTTAAAATCCACTATGGAGAAAATTGCAGAAAACCACTTTGACTGTTGGGAAATAGTATGTGAGGGGAACCACTACCTTTCCCCAAAAAATATAAAGTATCTTATGGAGTTAAAGGATAGGTATGAGGTGGATATTGTTGTCCATGCCCCATTTTCTGATTTAAACCCTGCATCAATGAATGAAAGAGTTAGGAGATTGACAGTTGACTGTATAACTGATGCAATTGAAGGGGCTTTTGAATTAGATGCGAGTGTTGTTGTTGTGCATCCTGGTTATATTCCACCATTGTGGAGTAATTACGTTGAGGATATATTGGATAATAACTTCTCAACTTTAAATGATATTGTTGAAGTTGCAGAGGATTATGGAATTACAATTGGCCTCGAAAATATGCCAAATTTCAAGGGAGTTTTAGGAATAACACCAGAAAGTTTGAGGGAGATTGTTAAGGATATAGATTCAAAATATCTTGGCATAACCTTTGATATTGGACATGCAAACACCATTGGAAATCCAACTGATTTTGTTGAAGAGTTGAATAGCATTGGGAAAGGTATCGTTCACGTCCACATACACGATAACAATGGTTATGATGATGAACATTTAAAAATAGGGGATGGAAAGATTGATTTTTTAAGTGTCCTCAAAAAGTTGAAAGAGATTAAATATGATGGAGTTTTATCAATAGAAAATAAAAATGTTAGGGATGCAGTTAAAAGTAAGGATGTTTTAAGTGAATATCTATCTATTTTAGAGGAAGAAATTGAGTTAGAGGTGAAATTATGA
- the npdG gene encoding NADPH-dependent F420 reductase translates to MKVAILGGTGDQGFGLSLRFAKNHEVIIGSRKKEKAEDAAEKVRNILKEKGIDANVIGLENKDAAKEGDVVILSLPYEYTISTIKELKDVLDGKIVVSIGVPLATAIGDKATRPLLPPQGSVAEMVQEKLKNSKVVSAFQNISSKALEDLDNPVECDVLVCGDDEEAKKVVMELAEEIEGVRAIDCGELEMSRIIEVITPLLIKLNIKHKLKGAGIRITGI, encoded by the coding sequence ATGAAGGTGGCAATCTTAGGAGGTACTGGAGACCAGGGTTTTGGATTATCTTTGAGATTTGCTAAGAATCATGAGGTCATAATAGGTTCAAGGAAAAAAGAGAAGGCAGAGGATGCAGCAGAAAAGGTTAGGAATATATTAAAAGAGAAAGGCATTGATGCAAATGTTATTGGCTTAGAGAATAAAGATGCTGCAAAAGAGGGGGATGTTGTAATCCTCTCACTCCCTTATGAATACACCATATCAACAATCAAAGAATTAAAGGATGTTTTAGATGGGAAGATTGTTGTTTCCATTGGTGTCCCATTAGCAACTGCAATAGGGGATAAGGCAACAAGACCTCTTCTCCCACCACAAGGTTCTGTTGCAGAGATGGTGCAAGAGAAACTCAAAAATTCAAAGGTTGTGAGTGCATTCCAAAACATCTCTTCTAAGGCATTGGAGGATTTAGACAATCCTGTTGAATGTGATGTATTAGTTTGTGGGGATGATGAGGAGGCAAAAAAGGTTGTTATGGAATTAGCTGAGGAAATTGAAGGTGTTAGAGCAATTGACTGTGGGGAATTAGAAATGTCAAGGATTATTGAAGTAATAACTCCGTTATTGATAAAATTAAATATAAAGCATAAATTAAAGGGTGCAGGAATAAGGATTACTGGGATTTAA
- the mcrB gene encoding coenzyme-B sulfoethylthiotransferase subunit beta: MVKYEDKICLYNAKGELVEENVPLEAISPLYNPTIQKLVKDIKRTVAVNLAGIENALKTGAVGGKACVIPGRTLDLPIVENAETIMEYVDKLLRISPDDDTSVKLINDGKQMAVQLPSKRLEVAAEYSISMLNTAMALKEAIIKTFDVDMFDAPMVHAAILGRYPQVPDYMGANIASLLGAPTNLEGLGYALRNIMVNHYVATTKKNIMNAVAFASIMEQTAMFEMGDAIGSFERLHLLGLAYQGLNADNLVIDLVKANGKNGTVGTVVASIVERALEDGVITEDKKMPSGFVLYKPVDVAKWNAYAAAGLVAAVIVNCGAARAAQNVASTILYYNDIIEYETGLPGVDFGRAEGTAVGFSFFSHSIYGGGGPGIFNGNHIVTRHSKGFAIPPVCAAMCVDAGTQMFSPEKTSALVGAVFSAIDEFREPLKYVIDGALAVKDKI; encoded by the coding sequence ATGGTAAAGTATGAAGATAAAATATGTTTGTACAACGCAAAAGGAGAACTTGTTGAAGAAAATGTGCCATTAGAAGCAATAAGCCCATTATACAACCCAACAATCCAAAAACTCGTTAAGGATATTAAAAGAACCGTCGCAGTTAACTTAGCAGGTATTGAAAATGCATTGAAGACTGGAGCAGTTGGAGGAAAGGCTTGTGTAATTCCAGGTAGGACATTGGACTTACCAATTGTAGAAAATGCTGAGACAATTATGGAATATGTAGATAAGTTGTTGAGGATTTCCCCAGACGACGATACAAGTGTAAAACTCATCAATGACGGAAAACAAATGGCTGTTCAGTTACCATCAAAAAGATTGGAAGTTGCTGCTGAATACTCAATTTCTATGTTGAACACAGCAATGGCTTTAAAAGAAGCAATTATCAAGACATTTGATGTAGATATGTTTGATGCACCAATGGTTCACGCAGCAATCTTAGGAAGATACCCACAAGTTCCTGACTACATGGGAGCAAATATTGCTTCATTGTTGGGGGCACCAACAAACTTAGAAGGTTTAGGTTACGCTTTGAGAAACATTATGGTAAACCACTACGTTGCTACAACAAAGAAAAATATCATGAACGCTGTTGCATTTGCATCAATTATGGAACAAACAGCAATGTTTGAAATGGGGGACGCAATAGGATCATTTGAGAGATTACACTTACTTGGTTTAGCATACCAAGGATTAAATGCAGATAACTTAGTAATTGACTTAGTAAAAGCAAACGGTAAGAACGGAACTGTAGGTACAGTTGTAGCGTCAATTGTTGAAAGAGCATTAGAAGATGGAGTTATTACAGAAGACAAAAAAATGCCATCAGGATTCGTATTATACAAACCTGTTGATGTTGCTAAGTGGAACGCTTACGCAGCAGCAGGTTTAGTTGCTGCAGTTATTGTAAACTGTGGTGCAGCAAGAGCAGCACAAAACGTTGCATCAACAATCTTATACTACAACGACATAATTGAATATGAAACTGGGTTACCAGGAGTTGACTTCGGTAGAGCAGAAGGTACAGCAGTCGGTTTCAGTTTCTTCTCACACTCCATCTATGGTGGAGGAGGACCAGGTATCTTCAACGGAAACCACATCGTTACAAGACACTCAAAAGGATTTGCAATCCCACCAGTATGTGCTGCAATGTGTGTAGATGCAGGGACACAAATGTTCTCACCAGAAAAAACATCAGCATTAGTCGGTGCTGTATTCAGTGCAATTGATGAATTTAGAGAACCATTGAAATACGTAATTGATGGGGCATTAGCAGTTAAAGACAAAATCTAA